A section of the Drosophila sechellia strain sech25 chromosome 3L, ASM438219v1, whole genome shotgun sequence genome encodes:
- the LOC6610420 gene encoding carbohydrate sulfotransferase 11 isoform X2 gives MKLSKSLANCRAIRRYLLIFTAVSLLLLPLSLAYLVWNEQLQKIRGFEQQSPQQPQQQQQQQEQQQPQQHGQFPYPVVRYPMLLLNKNKNKDLTVVATGKTKNKWRYVDKDSNQTLLPLIPEYAVQTLTPQEMLQVEQRMDQRRERLKDKCSAYGLDVLGHDAWHTPNTWEFLVNKKYHIIWCNVFKAASSSWMFNFNVLAGYSPSYLRKTKKILLNLARERYPRVTLDELREAQNYSVTFIIARDPFERLLSAYRDKMVFALPYSFHDKLGRSIVRNYRKKPSLAARAANTKFPSFPEFVHWLLDQVKRGSFIDMHFVAATSFCTPCLIRFDMILKFESLAEDQLYLIEKTGLKRVIAPVWRNMGKGRKTHELQQQFYAQLTRQEMLELYEYYKYDFELFDYDIQEYLQVARPDEAESPAGTKN, from the exons atgaaattgagcAAGAGCCTGGCAAACTGTCGCGCCATCCGGCGCTATTTGCTCATCTTCACGGCCGTGtccctgctgctcctgccccTCTCCCTGGCCTACCTGGTGTGGAACGAGCAGCTGCAGAAGATCCGAGGATTCGAG CAGCAATcgccgcagcagccgcagcagcaacagcagcagcaggagcagcagcagccgcagcaacatgGCCAGTTTCCGTATCCGGTGGTCCGGTAtccgatgttgctgctgaacaagaacaagaacaaGGACCTGACCGTCGTGGCAACGGGCAAGACCAAGAACAAGTGGCGCTATGTTGATAAA GACAGCAACCAGACACTCCTGCCCCTCATCCCCGAGTATGCCGTGCAGACACTCACGCCGCAGGAAATGCTCCAGGTGGAGCAGCGGATGGACCAGCGCAGGGAGCGGCTGAAGGACAAGTGCTCCGCCTACGGCCTGGATGTCCTGG GTCACGACGCGTGGCACACGCCGAACACGTGGGAATTTTTGGTCAACAAAAAGTATCACATTATCTG GTGCAATGTCTTTAAGGCTGCCTCCTCGTCCTGGATGTTCAACTTCAACGTCCTGGCTGGCTACTCGCCCAGCTATCTGCGCAAAACCAAGAAGATCCTCCTCAATCTGGCCAGGGAGCGCTATCCCAGGGTGACCCTCGACGAG CTGCGTGAGGCGCAGAACTACTCGGTGACCTTTATCATCGCACGCGATCCCTTCGAGCGGCTGTTGAGTGCCTATCGGGACAAGATGGTGTTCGCCCTGCCCTACTCCTTCCACGATAAGTTGGGACGCAGCATTGTGCGCAACTACCGCAAGAAG CCCTCTTTGGCTGCCCGTGCGGCCAACACTAAGTTTCCGTCGTTTCCGGAATTCGTGCACTGGCTGCTCGACCAGGTGAAGCGCGGCAGCTTCATCGACATGCACTTCGTGGCGGCCACCTCGTTCTGCACACCCTGCCTCATCCGGTTCGACATGATACTGAAGTTCGAGTCGCTGGCGGAGGATCAATTATATCTAATCGAAAAGACTGGCCTCAAGCGGGTGATAGCGCCCGTGTGGCGCAACATGGGCAAGGGCCGCAAGACGCACGAGCTCCAGCAGCAGTTCTACGCGCAGCTGACGCGCCAGGAAATGCTGGAGCTCTACGAGTATTACAA ATACGACTTCGAGCTGTTCGACTACGATATCCAGGAGTATCTGCAGGTTGCCCGGCCGGATGAGGCCGAAAGTCCGGCGGGCACAAAGAATTAA
- the LOC6610420 gene encoding carbohydrate sulfotransferase 11 isoform X1 yields MKLSKSLANCRAIRRYLLIFTAVSLLLLPLSLAYLVWNEQLQKIRGFEAFNVQQQSPQQPQQQQQQQEQQQPQQHGQFPYPVVRYPMLLLNKNKNKDLTVVATGKTKNKWRYVDKDSNQTLLPLIPEYAVQTLTPQEMLQVEQRMDQRRERLKDKCSAYGLDVLGHDAWHTPNTWEFLVNKKYHIIWCNVFKAASSSWMFNFNVLAGYSPSYLRKTKKILLNLARERYPRVTLDELREAQNYSVTFIIARDPFERLLSAYRDKMVFALPYSFHDKLGRSIVRNYRKKPSLAARAANTKFPSFPEFVHWLLDQVKRGSFIDMHFVAATSFCTPCLIRFDMILKFESLAEDQLYLIEKTGLKRVIAPVWRNMGKGRKTHELQQQFYAQLTRQEMLELYEYYKYDFELFDYDIQEYLQVARPDEAESPAGTKN; encoded by the exons atgaaattgagcAAGAGCCTGGCAAACTGTCGCGCCATCCGGCGCTATTTGCTCATCTTCACGGCCGTGtccctgctgctcctgccccTCTCCCTGGCCTACCTGGTGTGGAACGAGCAGCTGCAGAAGATCCGAGGATTCGAG GCCTTTAATGTGCAGCAGCAATcgccgcagcagccgcagcagcaacagcagcagcaggagcagcagcagccgcagcaacatgGCCAGTTTCCGTATCCGGTGGTCCGGTAtccgatgttgctgctgaacaagaacaagaacaaGGACCTGACCGTCGTGGCAACGGGCAAGACCAAGAACAAGTGGCGCTATGTTGATAAA GACAGCAACCAGACACTCCTGCCCCTCATCCCCGAGTATGCCGTGCAGACACTCACGCCGCAGGAAATGCTCCAGGTGGAGCAGCGGATGGACCAGCGCAGGGAGCGGCTGAAGGACAAGTGCTCCGCCTACGGCCTGGATGTCCTGG GTCACGACGCGTGGCACACGCCGAACACGTGGGAATTTTTGGTCAACAAAAAGTATCACATTATCTG GTGCAATGTCTTTAAGGCTGCCTCCTCGTCCTGGATGTTCAACTTCAACGTCCTGGCTGGCTACTCGCCCAGCTATCTGCGCAAAACCAAGAAGATCCTCCTCAATCTGGCCAGGGAGCGCTATCCCAGGGTGACCCTCGACGAG CTGCGTGAGGCGCAGAACTACTCGGTGACCTTTATCATCGCACGCGATCCCTTCGAGCGGCTGTTGAGTGCCTATCGGGACAAGATGGTGTTCGCCCTGCCCTACTCCTTCCACGATAAGTTGGGACGCAGCATTGTGCGCAACTACCGCAAGAAG CCCTCTTTGGCTGCCCGTGCGGCCAACACTAAGTTTCCGTCGTTTCCGGAATTCGTGCACTGGCTGCTCGACCAGGTGAAGCGCGGCAGCTTCATCGACATGCACTTCGTGGCGGCCACCTCGTTCTGCACACCCTGCCTCATCCGGTTCGACATGATACTGAAGTTCGAGTCGCTGGCGGAGGATCAATTATATCTAATCGAAAAGACTGGCCTCAAGCGGGTGATAGCGCCCGTGTGGCGCAACATGGGCAAGGGCCGCAAGACGCACGAGCTCCAGCAGCAGTTCTACGCGCAGCTGACGCGCCAGGAAATGCTGGAGCTCTACGAGTATTACAA ATACGACTTCGAGCTGTTCGACTACGATATCCAGGAGTATCTGCAGGTTGCCCGGCCGGATGAGGCCGAAAGTCCGGCGGGCACAAAGAATTAA
- the LOC6610420 gene encoding carbohydrate sulfotransferase 11 isoform X3: protein MKLSKSLANCRAIRRYLLIFTAVSLLLLPLSLAYLVWNEQLQKIRGFEDSNQTLLPLIPEYAVQTLTPQEMLQVEQRMDQRRERLKDKCSAYGLDVLGHDAWHTPNTWEFLVNKKYHIIWCNVFKAASSSWMFNFNVLAGYSPSYLRKTKKILLNLARERYPRVTLDELREAQNYSVTFIIARDPFERLLSAYRDKMVFALPYSFHDKLGRSIVRNYRKKPSLAARAANTKFPSFPEFVHWLLDQVKRGSFIDMHFVAATSFCTPCLIRFDMILKFESLAEDQLYLIEKTGLKRVIAPVWRNMGKGRKTHELQQQFYAQLTRQEMLELYEYYKYDFELFDYDIQEYLQVARPDEAESPAGTKN from the exons atgaaattgagcAAGAGCCTGGCAAACTGTCGCGCCATCCGGCGCTATTTGCTCATCTTCACGGCCGTGtccctgctgctcctgccccTCTCCCTGGCCTACCTGGTGTGGAACGAGCAGCTGCAGAAGATCCGAGGATTCGAG GACAGCAACCAGACACTCCTGCCCCTCATCCCCGAGTATGCCGTGCAGACACTCACGCCGCAGGAAATGCTCCAGGTGGAGCAGCGGATGGACCAGCGCAGGGAGCGGCTGAAGGACAAGTGCTCCGCCTACGGCCTGGATGTCCTGG GTCACGACGCGTGGCACACGCCGAACACGTGGGAATTTTTGGTCAACAAAAAGTATCACATTATCTG GTGCAATGTCTTTAAGGCTGCCTCCTCGTCCTGGATGTTCAACTTCAACGTCCTGGCTGGCTACTCGCCCAGCTATCTGCGCAAAACCAAGAAGATCCTCCTCAATCTGGCCAGGGAGCGCTATCCCAGGGTGACCCTCGACGAG CTGCGTGAGGCGCAGAACTACTCGGTGACCTTTATCATCGCACGCGATCCCTTCGAGCGGCTGTTGAGTGCCTATCGGGACAAGATGGTGTTCGCCCTGCCCTACTCCTTCCACGATAAGTTGGGACGCAGCATTGTGCGCAACTACCGCAAGAAG CCCTCTTTGGCTGCCCGTGCGGCCAACACTAAGTTTCCGTCGTTTCCGGAATTCGTGCACTGGCTGCTCGACCAGGTGAAGCGCGGCAGCTTCATCGACATGCACTTCGTGGCGGCCACCTCGTTCTGCACACCCTGCCTCATCCGGTTCGACATGATACTGAAGTTCGAGTCGCTGGCGGAGGATCAATTATATCTAATCGAAAAGACTGGCCTCAAGCGGGTGATAGCGCCCGTGTGGCGCAACATGGGCAAGGGCCGCAAGACGCACGAGCTCCAGCAGCAGTTCTACGCGCAGCTGACGCGCCAGGAAATGCTGGAGCTCTACGAGTATTACAA ATACGACTTCGAGCTGTTCGACTACGATATCCAGGAGTATCTGCAGGTTGCCCGGCCGGATGAGGCCGAAAGTCCGGCGGGCACAAAGAATTAA